In Anaerolineales bacterium, one DNA window encodes the following:
- the ccsA gene encoding cytochrome c biogenesis protein CcsA encodes MQSRPIALTILDIISIIALGTATYFALIFAPTELFMGQVQRVFYFHVGTAWVGMLGFILAAIAGVVYLITKDMRWDRFEVAAVEISTMFFFITIVLGSIWARPAWNTWWTWDPRLTTAAITELIYIAYFMLRAGIEDPEKRARFGAVYTLLGGISVPITFMVIRLFRTIHPVVIGNESAAAQGGFSMSGDMVTAMLVSFAAFTIIFIDLMWHRIRISGLQEKVEQLKLKASM; translated from the coding sequence ATGCAATCCAGACCAATTGCTCTTACCATTCTTGATATCATCTCCATTATTGCCCTTGGCACCGCCACCTACTTTGCCCTCATCTTTGCGCCCACCGAACTGTTCATGGGACAGGTGCAGCGCGTCTTCTACTTCCATGTCGGCACGGCATGGGTCGGCATGCTCGGGTTTATCCTCGCGGCAATCGCCGGCGTCGTGTACCTCATTACCAAGGACATGCGCTGGGACCGCTTCGAGGTTGCGGCCGTGGAAATCAGCACCATGTTCTTCTTCATCACCATCGTGCTCGGCTCCATTTGGGCACGTCCCGCCTGGAACACCTGGTGGACCTGGGATCCGCGCCTCACCACAGCCGCCATCACCGAACTCATCTACATCGCCTATTTTATGCTGCGTGCAGGCATCGAAGACCCTGAAAAACGTGCCCGCTTTGGCGCGGTATACACCCTGTTGGGCGGTATCAGCGTCCCCATCACTTTCATGGTCATCCGCCTCTTCCGCACCATTCATCCGGTTGTCATCGGTAACGAGAGCGCCGCTGCACAAGGCGGCTTCAGCATGAGTGGGGACATGGTCACCGCCATGCTCGTCTCCTTTGCCGCCTTCACCATCATCTTCATAGACCTGATGTGGCACCGCATCCGCATTAGCGGCCTGCAGGAAAAGGTCGAACAACTCAAACTCAAAGCATCAATGTAA